The Cyclobacteriaceae bacterium genome includes a region encoding these proteins:
- a CDS encoding histidine kinase, with the protein MAKPSIPYYKLALLYMGWWVVLAVAQVVILVQAGLDLNAALIDASITQIVFAMGGYVINASMHSYQPSARNSWFVLAWSIALTTLCVFLQQWMLQELITGGGLYTQFLSGTLLIRGIVGWLLIILIAILTWFWVYVGDRRENEKRRDDATRLAREAELSNLRQQLQPHFLFNSLNSISALAGSRPEEARKMVQQLSDFLRGTLKKDDHQMVTLEEELKHLQLYLDIEKVRFGHRLNIDIKTNEENSGLKLPALLLQPIVENAIKFGLYDTVGEITISILVKQENNTLMVEVKNPFDSSTSQPKQGTGFGLSSVQRRLYLLFYRNDLLITSQQQNIFTTLIKIPQHA; encoded by the coding sequence ATGGCGAAACCATCAATACCCTATTACAAGCTTGCGCTCCTTTATATGGGATGGTGGGTGGTGTTGGCAGTGGCTCAGGTTGTTATTCTTGTTCAGGCAGGCCTTGACTTGAATGCAGCATTGATTGATGCCAGTATTACTCAGATTGTATTTGCAATGGGTGGTTATGTTATTAATGCGTCTATGCATTCCTATCAACCGAGTGCACGAAATTCATGGTTCGTGCTGGCGTGGAGTATTGCACTAACAACCTTGTGCGTATTCCTTCAGCAGTGGATGTTGCAAGAGCTGATTACTGGCGGTGGATTATACACTCAGTTTCTGTCAGGCACTTTATTAATTCGGGGAATTGTGGGATGGCTGCTCATTATTCTTATTGCAATCCTTACCTGGTTTTGGGTGTATGTCGGGGATCGCAGGGAAAATGAAAAAAGACGAGATGACGCAACGAGACTTGCAAGAGAAGCGGAATTAAGCAATCTCCGCCAGCAACTTCAGCCACACTTTTTATTCAATAGCCTTAATTCCATCAGTGCATTGGCGGGAAGCCGGCCGGAAGAAGCCAGAAAGATGGTTCAGCAATTATCTGATTTTCTGAGGGGCACATTAAAAAAAGATGATCATCAAATGGTCACACTCGAAGAAGAATTAAAACATCTTCAGCTTTATCTTGACATAGAGAAGGTCAGGTTTGGTCACAGACTAAACATTGACATTAAAACAAACGAAGAGAACAGTGGACTGAAGCTTCCCGCATTATTACTACAACCGATAGTAGAGAATGCTATTAAGTTTGGATTGTATGATACCGTGGGGGAGATTACGATCTCTATCCTGGTTAAACAAGAGAACAATACATTAATGGTGGAGGTTAAGAATCCTTTCGATTCATCAACCTCTCAACCTAAACAAGGAACAGGCTTTGGTCTTTCTTCCGTTCAAAGAAGACTCTATCTTCTTTTTTACCGAAATGATTTGCTGATTACTTCACAGCAACAAAATATTTTTACAACATTGATTAAAATTCCGCAACACGCATGA
- a CDS encoding HAMP domain-containing histidine kinase, whose product MYDSKSESEQKRKVLINRLSILIFFLTTIYFFLDWWLEIHAQPFIYFSFFSFSLITLFLNRVGKPASAKAISLIAFNAMIYVVASSEPYDTGIHLYFFAAGAVALTIYDFQNWPKSLFFASLSILLNILVYLTDYSVIEHRNFSLENAKIFFVINATINGAVCIYSFLLFSKLNYQVEKNLVENERTILEQNQQLVKANKELDRFVYSVSHDLRAPLSSLSGLIHLTEKSNDRKETMEYLDLMKGRIAKLEIFIRDIIDFSRNARSEVRLEPVNLKDLIFETFESLKFISGAETMALQDHTQISEVILVDKTRLQIVLYNLISNAIRYRKERNDVCYIKITSHQANEQLSLHFEDNGIGIDPVHQPKVFDMFYRASESSKGSGLGLYIVKETVEKLGGTISLQSVLGEGTKFTLALPVQRN is encoded by the coding sequence ATGTACGACAGTAAAAGCGAATCAGAGCAGAAAAGAAAAGTACTGATCAACAGGCTTTCCATCCTTATTTTTTTCCTCACCACTATTTACTTTTTCCTGGACTGGTGGCTTGAGATCCATGCTCAGCCATTTATTTATTTCAGCTTCTTCTCCTTTTCGTTGATAACACTTTTTCTGAATCGTGTTGGCAAGCCTGCTTCAGCAAAGGCAATTAGTCTGATTGCATTCAACGCAATGATCTACGTGGTGGCCTCAAGTGAGCCCTACGATACTGGAATTCATCTTTATTTCTTTGCAGCCGGAGCGGTTGCTCTTACCATTTATGATTTTCAGAACTGGCCCAAGTCATTATTCTTTGCATCTCTTTCGATCCTACTTAATATTCTTGTTTACCTAACAGACTATTCAGTCATTGAACACAGAAATTTTTCGTTGGAAAATGCCAAGATCTTTTTTGTAATCAATGCAACCATTAATGGCGCTGTTTGTATTTATTCTTTTTTGCTATTCTCAAAGCTTAACTATCAGGTAGAAAAAAACCTTGTAGAAAATGAAAGAACAATTCTGGAGCAAAACCAGCAATTGGTTAAAGCTAACAAGGAACTGGATCGGTTTGTCTATAGCGTTTCTCATGACCTGAGAGCTCCACTCAGCTCGCTTTCCGGATTAATTCATTTGACTGAAAAGTCGAATGATAGAAAAGAAACAATGGAATACCTCGATTTGATGAAGGGCAGGATTGCAAAGCTGGAAATATTTATTCGCGATATCATTGACTTCTCACGCAATGCCCGTTCTGAAGTCAGACTCGAACCAGTTAATCTTAAAGACCTTATTTTCGAAACTTTTGAGTCACTTAAATTTATCAGTGGCGCTGAGACCATGGCCTTACAGGACCACACACAGATATCTGAGGTGATTTTAGTGGATAAGACCCGCCTTCAGATCGTTCTTTATAATTTAATATCAAATGCGATCAGGTATCGTAAGGAGAGAAATGATGTATGCTATATTAAAATTACAAGTCATCAGGCAAATGAACAATTGTCGTTGCACTTTGAAGATAATGGCATTGGAATAGATCCTGTTCATCAGCCGAAAGTGTTTGATATGTTTTACAGAGCATCTGAAAGTTCAAAGGGTAGTGGCCTGGGCCTTTATATTGTAAAAGAGACGGTTGAAAAACTCGGTGGTACCATCTCTCTTCAGTCGGTGCTGGGAGAGGGGACAAAATTCACACTCGCCCTTCCTGTCCAAAGAAATTAA
- the murF gene encoding UDP-N-acetylmuramoyl-tripeptide--D-alanyl-D-alanine ligase — protein sequence MEIHELHQKYLESGKVSTDTRQITSGSVFFALKGPAFNANEFAQEALAKGASYAVVDEKRFAVDKRYILVDDSLTALQNLARYHRSQLKIPFIGLTGSNGKTTSKELLNAVLSKKFNVIATKGNLNNHIGVPLTILSIDKSHEIAVIEMGANHLGEIALLSDIANPTHGFITNIGRAHIGTFGGFENIVRGKSELIQHLLTRNGIAFINSQNPLLQNMANRFKDPVLYPAKGDYYHCEFLGVDPFVRIKADGGEEITTQLIGAYNFENIAAALCIGKYFGVETSKANLAIAEYVPGNMRSQVIKKGTNTILLDAYNANPSSMEAAISNLASMDAKRKIAILGDMYELEGETEAEHKIIGKTLMEKGISEAYLCGPLMQAAQTTFPGAKFFATRDELIKELKSNPIHDALILVKASRGMAMEKVVEFI from the coding sequence ATGGAAATCCACGAATTGCATCAAAAGTATTTAGAAAGCGGTAAAGTATCTACCGATACCCGACAGATCACGTCTGGTTCGGTATTCTTTGCACTAAAAGGGCCGGCATTCAACGCAAATGAGTTTGCTCAGGAAGCCCTGGCAAAAGGAGCCAGCTATGCCGTGGTTGATGAAAAAAGATTTGCTGTCGATAAGCGATACATATTGGTAGACGATAGCCTGACAGCTCTGCAAAATCTTGCCCGGTATCACAGGTCTCAATTGAAGATTCCATTTATAGGATTGACAGGATCCAATGGAAAAACCACCAGTAAAGAATTGTTGAATGCGGTGTTGAGCAAAAAATTCAACGTCATTGCGACAAAAGGAAATCTCAATAATCATATCGGAGTTCCACTTACGATTTTGTCAATTGATAAAAGTCATGAGATCGCCGTAATAGAAATGGGTGCGAATCATTTGGGGGAAATTGCTTTGTTAAGTGACATCGCAAATCCAACGCATGGCTTTATCACTAATATTGGAAGAGCACACATCGGAACGTTTGGGGGTTTTGAAAATATTGTGCGCGGTAAGTCAGAACTTATTCAACACTTGCTGACACGTAATGGAATAGCATTCATTAATTCGCAGAATCCACTTCTGCAAAATATGGCAAATCGTTTTAAGGATCCTGTGCTTTATCCTGCCAAAGGTGACTATTACCATTGTGAATTTTTAGGAGTAGATCCGTTTGTCAGGATCAAGGCTGATGGTGGAGAAGAAATTACTACTCAACTTATTGGAGCATATAATTTTGAAAACATCGCAGCGGCATTGTGCATTGGAAAATATTTTGGAGTGGAGACATCCAAAGCAAATCTGGCGATAGCTGAATACGTTCCAGGGAACATGAGATCTCAGGTAATTAAGAAAGGAACCAATACGATTTTACTGGATGCCTATAATGCAAATCCAAGCTCCATGGAAGCAGCAATCAGTAATCTGGCTTCAATGGATGCTAAACGAAAAATAGCCATTCTGGGTGATATGTATGAACTCGAAGGTGAAACGGAAGCAGAACATAAAATCATCGGGAAAACATTAATGGAAAAAGGAATTAGTGAAGCTTATTTATGCGGTCCTTTGATGCAGGCAGCTCAGACAACATTTCCTGGTGCGAAATTCTTTGCGACAAGAGATGAATTAATTAAAGAACTGAAATCAAATCCGATACATGACGCATTGATTCTGGTGAAAGCATCAAGAGGCATGGCAATGGAAAAAGTAGTAGAATTCATTTAA
- a CDS encoding response regulator: MIKTVLIDDEPLARSIVREYLSSFSDIEIVQECNDGFEGVKAITQHKPDLIFLDIQMPKINGFEMLELIENPPSVIFTTAFDEYAIQAFERHAIDYLLKPFSKERFDKAVQKWKGQQQHSQKSTTDLIENTSQPEERQRIVVKKGINIVILPIHTVHYIEAFDDYVKVHTKEGFFLKKKTMAHYEKALDPKTFVRVHRSYLLNLQELTRIEPLEKDTHVALLKSGVRIPLSQTGYSKLKEVLGI; this comes from the coding sequence ATGATCAAAACGGTCCTCATTGACGACGAACCATTAGCCAGAAGTATTGTAAGAGAATATCTTTCATCCTTTTCAGACATCGAGATTGTTCAGGAATGCAATGATGGATTTGAAGGAGTGAAAGCTATTACTCAACACAAGCCCGATCTTATTTTTCTAGACATTCAAATGCCAAAGATCAATGGCTTTGAAATGCTTGAGCTTATCGAAAATCCACCTTCAGTTATTTTTACAACTGCCTTTGACGAGTATGCCATTCAGGCATTTGAACGACATGCAATTGATTATTTATTAAAGCCCTTCAGTAAAGAACGCTTTGACAAAGCTGTTCAAAAATGGAAAGGCCAGCAGCAACACTCACAAAAAAGCACTACCGATCTTATTGAGAACACATCACAACCTGAAGAGCGGCAAAGGATTGTGGTAAAGAAGGGAATTAACATCGTTATACTTCCTATTCACACGGTTCACTACATTGAAGCTTTTGACGATTATGTCAAAGTTCATACAAAAGAAGGCTTCTTCCTGAAAAAGAAAACGATGGCACATTATGAGAAGGCGCTGGACCCAAAAACATTCGTGAGAGTACATCGCTCCTATCTCCTCAATCTTCAGGAACTTACCCGAATTGAACCACTGGAAAAAGATACACACGTTGCACTTTTAAAAAGCGGCGTGCGAATTCCATTAAGTCAAACCGGATACAGCAAATTAAAAGAGGTGCTGGGAATATAA
- a CDS encoding DUF2461 domain-containing protein: MDFAHIFKFLQSLAKNNDRVWFEKNKPTYLQAKDNFEMFVGKFLDELIRFNPEFATLNPKKLPFRIYRDVRFSKDKSPYKTNMGAGFSPNGKLVQEPGYYLHIQPGGSFFAGGIYMPDASNLAKIRQEIDYNGDKLDKILKDKKLKKWYKGMDDIDKLKTMPKGYAKDHPRIELLKNKSFIVSHYFTDSQVKDKKFIKQLAEAAKALKPMNEFLKEAIA, encoded by the coding sequence ATGGACTTCGCGCACATCTTTAAGTTTCTTCAAAGCCTTGCAAAAAACAACGATCGTGTTTGGTTTGAAAAGAATAAGCCAACCTACCTTCAGGCTAAAGACAACTTCGAAATGTTTGTTGGAAAATTCCTTGATGAGCTCATCAGGTTCAATCCTGAATTTGCGACACTCAATCCTAAAAAACTTCCCTTCAGAATTTATCGCGACGTTCGCTTCAGTAAAGACAAGAGTCCTTACAAGACGAACATGGGTGCAGGGTTCTCTCCCAATGGTAAACTGGTTCAGGAGCCAGGATATTATCTTCACATTCAACCGGGCGGAAGTTTTTTCGCCGGGGGAATCTATATGCCGGATGCTTCAAATCTTGCAAAAATTCGTCAGGAGATTGACTATAATGGAGATAAGCTTGATAAGATATTAAAAGATAAAAAACTCAAGAAGTGGTATAAGGGCATGGATGATATTGATAAACTGAAGACCATGCCAAAAGGCTATGCAAAGGATCACCCAAGAATTGAATTGCTGAAAAACAAAAGCTTTATTGTTTCACACTATTTCACCGACTCGCAGGTAAAAGATAAAAAATTCATCAAGCAACTGGCCGAAGCAGCAAAGGCGTTAAAACCTATGAATGAATTTTTAAAGGAAGCCATTGCCTGA
- a CDS encoding DUF4288 domain-containing protein — MKWYVAKIVFKICNGVRPQFDEHLRLIEARGFEEALLKARILGIKEEDNFINDRQQPVKWEFVNVAELLPLQEIKDGLEVYSQIKETEEANDYVHYVHQKAASLQLTHSPAF; from the coding sequence ATGAAATGGTACGTCGCCAAAATAGTATTCAAAATTTGCAATGGTGTTCGTCCACAGTTTGACGAACACCTGCGCCTGATCGAAGCACGCGGATTTGAAGAAGCTCTGTTGAAAGCAAGGATCTTGGGCATCAAAGAAGAAGACAATTTTATTAATGATCGCCAGCAGCCTGTAAAGTGGGAGTTCGTAAATGTTGCCGAATTACTCCCACTACAGGAAATTAAAGATGGTCTTGAAGTATATTCACAAATCAAGGAGACAGAAGAAGCCAATGATTATGTTCACTATGTTCATCAAAAGGCTGCCTCTCTTCAGTTAACTCACAGTCCGGCGTTTTAA
- a CDS encoding universal stress protein — protein sequence MIQTIGLAVAFSPTAERMLAEAANIARHFNARLVLIHIGEHGQKEDVLMQGLLESRKLSKDDVTIRWEKGDPARTILKACDREKVDLLIAGALKKENLFQYYLGTIARHIMRRSKCSVLLLTQPSLEPEGFKNVVVDADERPRVEDSLSLACKIGKNGSWIHVVRELKMFGLAMSAADQSSEDEYEKIRQGLIKDEVEKVEKLLQKIPHDNFKINIKIITGKSGFELAQFAKRKQADLLVVGAPPRRFKFLDRVFTHDLEYVFADLPCSLLIVQPGKGDGRG from the coding sequence ATGATCCAAACCATTGGGCTTGCTGTCGCATTTTCACCTACCGCAGAGCGCATGCTCGCTGAAGCTGCAAATATTGCCCGGCATTTCAATGCAAGATTGGTTTTGATTCACATCGGAGAACATGGTCAGAAGGAAGACGTTCTCATGCAAGGACTGCTTGAGAGCAGGAAACTTTCAAAAGATGATGTGACCATCCGATGGGAAAAGGGTGATCCCGCCCGCACTATTCTTAAAGCCTGTGATCGGGAGAAGGTTGATCTTTTGATTGCCGGCGCGTTAAAAAAAGAGAATTTATTTCAGTACTACCTCGGTACCATTGCCAGACATATCATGCGTCGCTCAAAATGCTCTGTGCTTTTGTTAACACAGCCTTCATTGGAGCCAGAAGGGTTTAAAAATGTTGTCGTGGATGCCGATGAACGTCCGCGTGTGGAGGATTCACTTTCATTAGCATGCAAGATTGGCAAAAATGGTTCATGGATTCATGTGGTGAGGGAGTTAAAGATGTTTGGATTGGCAATGTCGGCCGCAGATCAAAGCTCAGAGGACGAATATGAAAAGATCCGGCAAGGATTGATTAAAGATGAAGTAGAGAAAGTTGAAAAGCTTCTTCAGAAAATCCCTCATGATAATTTCAAGATTAATATTAAGATCATCACGGGTAAATCTGGTTTTGAGCTTGCTCAATTTGCAAAAAGAAAGCAGGCTGATCTTTTGGTAGTCGGAGCTCCACCCCGAAGATTCAAATTTCTTGATCGTGTATTTACTCATGATCTGGAGTATGTTTTTGCCGATCTTCCTTGTAGTCTTCTGATCGTACAACCAGGGAAGGGGGACGGCCGTGGCTAA
- a CDS encoding GNAT family N-acetyltransferase: MIIRQAIAFDSKAIQSLLAQLGYPDLTDEEVALKIVQHEKPGYYILVAEVDEKVIGFISMHWFELMHWKGPLGRFTSFCIDESFRSKGIGTKLLESGEKFLTQKGCIKLEVTSNLRRKKTHEFYLRLGYTEDSRRFVKYPVQ, from the coding sequence ATGATCATACGACAAGCCATTGCATTCGATTCAAAGGCTATTCAATCTTTATTGGCACAATTGGGATATCCTGATCTGACGGATGAAGAAGTTGCTCTTAAGATTGTTCAACATGAAAAGCCCGGGTATTATATTCTAGTTGCAGAGGTTGATGAAAAAGTGATTGGGTTTATTTCCATGCATTGGTTTGAGTTAATGCACTGGAAAGGTCCTTTAGGACGATTTACTTCTTTCTGTATTGACGAGTCTTTTCGCTCAAAAGGTATAGGCACGAAGCTTCTGGAATCCGGTGAGAAATTTTTAACACAGAAGGGGTGCATCAAGTTGGAGGTAACCAGCAATCTGAGACGAAAAAAGACTCACGAGTTCTATCTTAGGCTGGGATACACAGAAGATTCAAGGCGGTTTGTAAAATACCCCGTTCAGTAA
- a CDS encoding glycine--tRNA ligase: MAQPDDNILKKVVSHAKEYGFVFPSSEIYDGLGGIYDYGQNGVELKNNIKEYWWRFMTSLHENIVGLDSAIFMHPTIWKASGHVDAFNDPMIDNRDSKKRYRADVLVEDAISKIEEKIDKEVEKAFKRFGDSFDKAMFIATNPRVMEYQKKADEANERLKNAMNDNNMEAMRQLVIDLEVADPVSGTKNWTDVRQFNLMFSTEMGSVAEEANTIFLRPETAQGIFVNFLNVQKTGRMKIPFGIAQIGKAFRNEIVARQFIFRMREFEQMEMQFFVKPGEEMKWYEFWKEKRMKWHQALGFGKENYRFHDHANLAFYANAATDIQFNFPMGFKELEGIHSRTNHDLKRHEEFSGKKMQYFDSEDNQNFIPFVVETSVGLDRMFLSILASSYVEEKLEDGSERTVLRIPAALAPNKVAILPLMKKDGLPEKAEAIMNDLKFDFRCYYEDKDTIGKRYRRMDAIGTPFCITIDHQTLQDDTVTIRHRDTMKQDRIKITEIKTVIEKECSINNLLRSI, from the coding sequence ATGGCGCAACCAGACGATAATATTCTTAAAAAAGTAGTGTCCCATGCTAAGGAGTATGGGTTTGTATTTCCTTCCAGTGAAATCTATGACGGCTTAGGTGGCATCTATGACTATGGTCAGAATGGTGTTGAGTTAAAAAACAACATCAAGGAATACTGGTGGAGGTTTATGACAAGCCTTCACGAAAATATTGTTGGACTGGATTCAGCAATCTTCATGCATCCAACGATTTGGAAAGCTTCCGGTCACGTGGATGCTTTTAATGATCCTATGATCGACAACAGGGATTCTAAAAAAAGATACCGGGCTGATGTGCTGGTGGAGGATGCCATTAGTAAAATCGAAGAGAAGATCGACAAGGAAGTTGAAAAGGCCTTTAAAAGATTTGGAGATTCGTTTGATAAAGCAATGTTCATCGCCACTAACCCACGGGTGATGGAGTATCAGAAAAAGGCGGATGAGGCCAATGAGCGTCTCAAAAACGCCATGAATGACAACAACATGGAGGCTATGAGACAATTGGTAATTGATCTTGAAGTCGCCGATCCTGTCTCCGGAACAAAAAACTGGACGGATGTACGCCAGTTTAATCTGATGTTCTCAACAGAAATGGGATCTGTTGCAGAAGAAGCAAATACTATTTTTTTAAGACCTGAAACTGCTCAGGGTATTTTTGTTAATTTTTTAAATGTGCAGAAGACCGGTCGGATGAAAATTCCTTTTGGGATTGCCCAGATTGGAAAAGCCTTTCGGAATGAAATTGTTGCACGACAGTTCATTTTCCGCATGCGTGAATTCGAGCAAATGGAAATGCAATTCTTTGTGAAGCCAGGTGAGGAAATGAAATGGTATGAATTCTGGAAGGAAAAAAGAATGAAGTGGCATCAGGCTTTAGGCTTTGGTAAGGAAAATTATCGCTTTCATGATCATGCCAATCTTGCCTTTTATGCAAATGCGGCAACCGATATTCAATTTAACTTTCCAATGGGATTCAAAGAGCTTGAGGGCATTCATTCCCGTACCAATCATGATTTGAAACGTCATGAGGAGTTTTCCGGAAAGAAAATGCAATACTTTGATTCAGAAGATAATCAGAACTTTATTCCATTCGTTGTGGAAACTTCTGTCGGTCTTGACAGAATGTTCCTGTCTATTCTTGCCAGTTCTTATGTTGAAGAAAAACTGGAGGATGGAAGTGAGCGTACGGTTCTTAGAATTCCTGCGGCTCTTGCACCCAATAAGGTCGCGATTCTTCCATTAATGAAGAAGGATGGCCTTCCGGAAAAAGCTGAAGCGATCATGAACGATCTTAAGTTTGACTTCCGTTGCTACTACGAGGACAAGGATACTATTGGAAAGCGTTATCGGAGAATGGATGCTATTGGTACTCCTTTCTGCATAACGATCGATCATCAGACACTGCAGGATGATACTGTTACAATACGCCATCGCGATACGATGAAACAGGATCGCATCAAAATAACAGAGATTAAAACTGTCATTGAAAAAGAATGCTCAATTAATAATCTATTAAGGTCGATTTAA
- a CDS encoding cation:proton antiporter, producing MAKLSHSELIHLMIQLSVMLAFGRVMAEVARKFKQPAVVGELIAGLILGPTILGTFSPDSFDMLFPKTGASAIVLDGFTKVAVVMLLFIAGLEVDLRIVFQQGKQALFSSFFGLIIPFLLGFIIPYAFPAFFGNNGDVDTLLFALFMGTAMAISALPVIVRIMMDLKLFKTKIGMLVVASAMVDDIIGWMIFSIVLGMIGKGGNISVGYTFLLTAGFAAFMLTIGRGLLNRLLPWVNKKLAWPGGLLSLSLSLCFLAAAFTEFIGIHAVFGAFIIGIALGDSEHMSERAKEIVHQFINNIFAPLFFVAIGLKVNFLVNFDAWLTLVILFIAFAGKIIGSGLGTRLGGFTWRESLAAGFGMNARGAMEIILGIVALENGLINEKIFVSLVIMALITSMTSGPLMKWMLKNPKKDDARLGI from the coding sequence GTGGCTAAACTCTCCCATTCAGAATTAATTCATCTAATGATCCAGCTAAGCGTGATGCTTGCTTTTGGAAGGGTCATGGCTGAAGTCGCAAGAAAATTTAAACAACCTGCCGTCGTTGGTGAGCTCATTGCCGGATTGATACTGGGCCCAACGATACTGGGAACATTCTCTCCGGATTCTTTCGATATGCTTTTTCCGAAAACCGGCGCTTCTGCAATTGTGCTGGATGGCTTCACCAAAGTAGCCGTTGTCATGCTTCTATTCATTGCTGGCCTTGAAGTAGATCTTCGAATAGTTTTTCAGCAAGGAAAGCAGGCCTTGTTCTCCAGCTTCTTTGGATTGATCATTCCTTTTCTTCTTGGGTTTATTATTCCTTACGCTTTCCCGGCGTTTTTTGGAAACAATGGGGACGTCGATACTTTGTTGTTTGCGTTGTTCATGGGAACCGCAATGGCCATTTCTGCTTTGCCCGTGATTGTTAGGATCATGATGGATCTCAAACTTTTCAAAACAAAGATTGGAATGTTGGTGGTCGCCTCGGCAATGGTAGATGATATCATTGGCTGGATGATCTTCTCCATCGTCTTAGGTATGATAGGAAAAGGAGGAAACATTTCTGTCGGATACACCTTTCTTTTAACAGCCGGATTTGCTGCTTTTATGCTTACGATCGGCCGCGGTTTATTGAATCGCCTTTTGCCTTGGGTAAATAAAAAGCTTGCATGGCCTGGAGGATTATTGTCTCTATCATTATCTCTTTGCTTTTTGGCAGCAGCCTTTACGGAATTCATCGGTATCCATGCGGTATTCGGTGCTTTTATAATTGGGATTGCGTTGGGCGACTCAGAGCACATGAGTGAGCGAGCCAAAGAGATCGTGCATCAATTCATCAATAATATTTTCGCTCCATTATTTTTTGTTGCAATAGGCCTGAAGGTGAACTTCCTTGTCAATTTTGATGCATGGCTTACTCTTGTAATTCTTTTCATCGCTTTCGCTGGAAAAATTATTGGAAGCGGCTTGGGAACAAGGTTGGGCGGCTTCACTTGGCGTGAATCGCTGGCGGCAGGCTTTGGAATGAATGCCCGCGGTGCGATGGAAATCATCCTTGGCATCGTAGCACTTGAAAACGGACTGATCAACGAGAAGATATTTGTTTCATTGGTCATCATGGCATTGATTACGAGTATGACGAGCGGACCTTTAATGAAATGGATGTTGAAAAATCCAAAGAAGGATGATGCCCGGTTAGGAATTTAA